The following proteins are encoded in a genomic region of Balaenoptera ricei isolate mBalRic1 chromosome 14, mBalRic1.hap2, whole genome shotgun sequence:
- the EMID1 gene encoding EMI domain-containing protein 1 isoform X2, translating to MGGPRAWALLCFGLLLPGGSAAWSVGGAPFSARRNWCSYVVTRTISCHVQNGTYLQRVLQNCPWPMSCPGNSYRTVVRPTYKVMYKTVTAREWRCCPGRSGSSCEEVVGSSGFVEPGWSGNAMWRMALRPTALSGCLNCSKVSELTERLKVLEAKVAVLTVTEQAVPPTPAATEDPAPLWGSPAAQGSPGDGGLQGLPGTRENVRAPLLPRDDRVGARRLPGPSGPKGDPGSRGPMGMRGPPGPQGPPGSPGQAGAVGTPGERGPPGPPGPPGPPAPLGPHYTRISQHGDPFLSNTFTETSSHWPQGPAGPPGPPGPMGPPGPPGPMGIPGNPGHIGPPGPTGPKGISGHPGEKGERGLRGEPGPQGSMGRQGEPGPKGDPGEKSHWNQRGQGQTLPARAPPASCGARGEDTPPATGLWPPGAETRETECGGGPLGRARPGFPSQPGLGQLPPRSAIRIY from the exons ATGGGCGGCCCGCGGGCCTGGGCGCTGCTTTGCTTCGGGCTCCTGCTCCCGGGAGGCAGCGCCGCGTGGAGCGTTGGGGGAGCCCCGTTCTCTGCACGCAG GAACTGGTGCTCATACGTGGTGACCCGCACCATCTCGTGCCACGTGCAGAATGGCACCTACCTGCAGCGCGTGCTGCAGAATTGCCCCTGGCCCATGAGCTGCCCTGGGAACAG CTACAGAACCGTGGTGAGACCCACATACAAGGTGATGTACAAGACGGTGACAGCCCGCGAGTGGAGGTGCTGCCCTGGGCGCTCGGGGTCGAGCTGTGAGGAAG TTGTAGGCTCCTCTGGCTTCGTGGAGCCCGGGTGGTCGGGCAACGCCATGTGGCGGATGGCACTTCGGCCCACAGCCCTGTCAG GTTGTCTCAACTGCAGCAAAGTGTCGGAGCTGACGGAGAGGCTGAAGGTTCTAGAGGCCAAG GTGGCGGTGCTGACTGTCACCGAGCAGGCAGTGCCCCCGACCCCAGCTGCCACCGAGGACCCCGCCCCGCTCTGGGGTTCCCCAGCTGCCCAGGGCAGCCCCGGGGATGGAGGCCTCCAAG GGCTACCAGGAACCAGAGAAAACGTGAGGGCCCCTCTGCTCCCCCGAGATG ATCGAGTTGGTGCCCGGAGGCTTCCTGGGCCCTCTGGCCCCAAGGGAGACCCTGGCAGCCGGGGCCCAATGGGGATGAGAGGCCCGCCAG GTCCGCAGGGCCCCCCAGGGAGCCCTGGCCAGGCTGGAGCTGTGGGCACCCCTGGAGAGAGGGGACCTCCAGGCCCCCCAGGGCCTCCTGGCCCCCCAGCCCCACTTGGACCACACTACACCCGGATCTCCCAGCATG GGGACCCATTTCTGTCCAACACCTTCACTGAGACCAGCAGCCACTGGCCCCAGGGACCGGCTGGGCCCCCAGGCCCCCCAGGACCCATGG GTCCTCCTGGACCTCCTGGTCCCATGGGCATCCCTGGGAATCCTGGACATATA GGACCCCCAGGCCCCACTGGACCCAAAGGAATCTCCGGCCACCCAGGAGAGAAGGGCGAGAGA GGACTGCGTGGGGAGCCCGGCCCCCAGGGCTCCATGGGGCGGCAG GGAGAACCTGGCCCCAAAGGAGACCCTGGTGAGAAGAGCCACTGG AACCAGAGGGGTCAGGGGCAGACCCTGCCGGCACGGGCACCCCCAGCCTCCTGCGGGGCAAGAGGGGAGGACACGCCACCAGCTACCGGATTGTGGCCCCCAGGAGCCGAAACGAGAGAGACTGAGTGTGGTGGTGGCCCCTTGGGGAGGGCCAGGCCAGGCTTCCCTTCCCAGCCTGGACTTGGCCAGCTGCCTCCAAGGTCCGCCATCCGTATTTATTAA
- the EMID1 gene encoding EMI domain-containing protein 1 isoform X3 produces the protein MGGPRAWALLCFGLLLPGGSAAWSVGGAPFSARRNWCSYVVTRTISCHVQNGTYLQRVLQNCPWPMSCPGNSYRTVVRPTYKVMYKTVTAREWRCCPGRSGSSCEEVVGSSGFVEPGWSGNAMWRMALRPTALSGCLNCSKVSELTERLKVLEAKVAVLTVTEQAVPPTPAATEDPAPLWGSPAAQGSPGDGGLQGLPGTRENVRAPLLPRDDRVGARRLPGPSGPKGDPGSRGPMGMRGPPGPQGPPGSPGQAGAVGTPGERGPPGPPGPPGPPAPLGPHYTRISQHGDPFLSNTFTETSSHWPQGPAGPPGPPGPMGPPGPPGPMGIPGNPGHIGPPGPTGPKGISGHPGEKGERGLRGEPGPQGSMGRQGEPGPKGDPGEKSHWAPSLQSFLQQQAQLELLARRVTLLEAIIWPEPEGSGADPAGTGTPSLLRGKRGGHATSYRIVAPRSRNERD, from the exons ATGGGCGGCCCGCGGGCCTGGGCGCTGCTTTGCTTCGGGCTCCTGCTCCCGGGAGGCAGCGCCGCGTGGAGCGTTGGGGGAGCCCCGTTCTCTGCACGCAG GAACTGGTGCTCATACGTGGTGACCCGCACCATCTCGTGCCACGTGCAGAATGGCACCTACCTGCAGCGCGTGCTGCAGAATTGCCCCTGGCCCATGAGCTGCCCTGGGAACAG CTACAGAACCGTGGTGAGACCCACATACAAGGTGATGTACAAGACGGTGACAGCCCGCGAGTGGAGGTGCTGCCCTGGGCGCTCGGGGTCGAGCTGTGAGGAAG TTGTAGGCTCCTCTGGCTTCGTGGAGCCCGGGTGGTCGGGCAACGCCATGTGGCGGATGGCACTTCGGCCCACAGCCCTGTCAG GTTGTCTCAACTGCAGCAAAGTGTCGGAGCTGACGGAGAGGCTGAAGGTTCTAGAGGCCAAG GTGGCGGTGCTGACTGTCACCGAGCAGGCAGTGCCCCCGACCCCAGCTGCCACCGAGGACCCCGCCCCGCTCTGGGGTTCCCCAGCTGCCCAGGGCAGCCCCGGGGATGGAGGCCTCCAAG GGCTACCAGGAACCAGAGAAAACGTGAGGGCCCCTCTGCTCCCCCGAGATG ATCGAGTTGGTGCCCGGAGGCTTCCTGGGCCCTCTGGCCCCAAGGGAGACCCTGGCAGCCGGGGCCCAATGGGGATGAGAGGCCCGCCAG GTCCGCAGGGCCCCCCAGGGAGCCCTGGCCAGGCTGGAGCTGTGGGCACCCCTGGAGAGAGGGGACCTCCAGGCCCCCCAGGGCCTCCTGGCCCCCCAGCCCCACTTGGACCACACTACACCCGGATCTCCCAGCATG GGGACCCATTTCTGTCCAACACCTTCACTGAGACCAGCAGCCACTGGCCCCAGGGACCGGCTGGGCCCCCAGGCCCCCCAGGACCCATGG GTCCTCCTGGACCTCCTGGTCCCATGGGCATCCCTGGGAATCCTGGACATATA GGACCCCCAGGCCCCACTGGACCCAAAGGAATCTCCGGCCACCCAGGAGAGAAGGGCGAGAGA GGACTGCGTGGGGAGCCCGGCCCCCAGGGCTCCATGGGGCGGCAG GGAGAACCTGGCCCCAAAGGAGACCCTGGTGAGAAGAGCCACTGG GCTCCTAGCTTACAGAGCTTCCTGCAGCAGCAGGCTCAGCTGGAGCTCCTGGCCAGACGGGTCACCCTGCTGGAAGCCATCATCTGGCCAG AACCAGAGGGGTCAGGGGCAGACCCTGCCGGCACGGGCACCCCCAGCCTCCTGCGGGGCAAGAGGGGAGGACACGCCACCAGCTACCGGATTGTGGCCCCCAGGAGCCGAAACGAGAGAGACTGA
- the EMID1 gene encoding EMI domain-containing protein 1 isoform X4, with the protein MGGPRAWALLCFGLLLPGGSAAWSVGGAPFSARRNWCSYVVTRTISCHVQNGTYLQRVLQNCPWPMSCPGNSYRTVVRPTYKVMYKTVTAREWRCCPGRSGSSCEEVVGSSGFVEPGWSGNAMWRMALRPTALSGCLNCSKVSELTERLKVLEAKVAVLTVTEQAVPPTPAATEDPAPLWGSPAAQGSPGDGGLQGLPGTRENVRAPLLPRDDRVGARRLPGPSGPKGDPGSRGPMGMRGPPGPQGPPGSPGQAGAVGTPGERGPPGPPGPPGPPAPLGPHYTRISQHGDPFLSNTFTETSSHWPQGPAGPPGPPGPMGPPGPPGPMGIPGNPGHIGPPGPTGPKGISGHPGEKGERGLRGEPGPQGSMGRQGEPGPKGDPGEKSHWGEGLHQLREALKILAERVLILETMIGLYEPEGSGADPAGTGTPSLLRGKRGGHATSYRIVAPRSRNERD; encoded by the exons ATGGGCGGCCCGCGGGCCTGGGCGCTGCTTTGCTTCGGGCTCCTGCTCCCGGGAGGCAGCGCCGCGTGGAGCGTTGGGGGAGCCCCGTTCTCTGCACGCAG GAACTGGTGCTCATACGTGGTGACCCGCACCATCTCGTGCCACGTGCAGAATGGCACCTACCTGCAGCGCGTGCTGCAGAATTGCCCCTGGCCCATGAGCTGCCCTGGGAACAG CTACAGAACCGTGGTGAGACCCACATACAAGGTGATGTACAAGACGGTGACAGCCCGCGAGTGGAGGTGCTGCCCTGGGCGCTCGGGGTCGAGCTGTGAGGAAG TTGTAGGCTCCTCTGGCTTCGTGGAGCCCGGGTGGTCGGGCAACGCCATGTGGCGGATGGCACTTCGGCCCACAGCCCTGTCAG GTTGTCTCAACTGCAGCAAAGTGTCGGAGCTGACGGAGAGGCTGAAGGTTCTAGAGGCCAAG GTGGCGGTGCTGACTGTCACCGAGCAGGCAGTGCCCCCGACCCCAGCTGCCACCGAGGACCCCGCCCCGCTCTGGGGTTCCCCAGCTGCCCAGGGCAGCCCCGGGGATGGAGGCCTCCAAG GGCTACCAGGAACCAGAGAAAACGTGAGGGCCCCTCTGCTCCCCCGAGATG ATCGAGTTGGTGCCCGGAGGCTTCCTGGGCCCTCTGGCCCCAAGGGAGACCCTGGCAGCCGGGGCCCAATGGGGATGAGAGGCCCGCCAG GTCCGCAGGGCCCCCCAGGGAGCCCTGGCCAGGCTGGAGCTGTGGGCACCCCTGGAGAGAGGGGACCTCCAGGCCCCCCAGGGCCTCCTGGCCCCCCAGCCCCACTTGGACCACACTACACCCGGATCTCCCAGCATG GGGACCCATTTCTGTCCAACACCTTCACTGAGACCAGCAGCCACTGGCCCCAGGGACCGGCTGGGCCCCCAGGCCCCCCAGGACCCATGG GTCCTCCTGGACCTCCTGGTCCCATGGGCATCCCTGGGAATCCTGGACATATA GGACCCCCAGGCCCCACTGGACCCAAAGGAATCTCCGGCCACCCAGGAGAGAAGGGCGAGAGA GGACTGCGTGGGGAGCCCGGCCCCCAGGGCTCCATGGGGCGGCAG GGAGAACCTGGCCCCAAAGGAGACCCTGGTGAGAAGAGCCACTGG GGGGAGGGGTTGCACCAACTACGCGAGGCTTTGAAGATTTTAGCTGAGAGGGTTTTAATCTTGGAAACAATGATTGGGCTCTATG AACCAGAGGGGTCAGGGGCAGACCCTGCCGGCACGGGCACCCCCAGCCTCCTGCGGGGCAAGAGGGGAGGACACGCCACCAGCTACCGGATTGTGGCCCCCAGGAGCCGAAACGAGAGAGACTGA
- the EMID1 gene encoding EMI domain-containing protein 1 isoform X1 — MGSLRQRPSEQTAADLREAMNISTPRMRVACEHIGKSRNWCSYVVTRTISCHVQNGTYLQRVLQNCPWPMSCPGNSYRTVVRPTYKVMYKTVTAREWRCCPGRSGSSCEEVVGSSGFVEPGWSGNAMWRMALRPTALSGCLNCSKVSELTERLKVLEAKVAVLTVTEQAVPPTPAATEDPAPLWGSPAAQGSPGDGGLQGLPGTRENVRAPLLPRDDRVGARRLPGPSGPKGDPGSRGPMGMRGPPGPQGPPGSPGQAGAVGTPGERGPPGPPGPPGPPAPLGPHYTRISQHGDPFLSNTFTETSSHWPQGPAGPPGPPGPMGPPGPPGPMGIPGNPGHIGPPGPTGPKGISGHPGEKGERGLRGEPGPQGSMGRQGEPGPKGDPGEKSHWAPSLQSFLQQQAQLELLARRVTLLEAIIWPGFRRLSQVLHPGALPLEKQPILLSCLTPHLTLRGTEVIVT; from the exons GAACTGGTGCTCATACGTGGTGACCCGCACCATCTCGTGCCACGTGCAGAATGGCACCTACCTGCAGCGCGTGCTGCAGAATTGCCCCTGGCCCATGAGCTGCCCTGGGAACAG CTACAGAACCGTGGTGAGACCCACATACAAGGTGATGTACAAGACGGTGACAGCCCGCGAGTGGAGGTGCTGCCCTGGGCGCTCGGGGTCGAGCTGTGAGGAAG TTGTAGGCTCCTCTGGCTTCGTGGAGCCCGGGTGGTCGGGCAACGCCATGTGGCGGATGGCACTTCGGCCCACAGCCCTGTCAG GTTGTCTCAACTGCAGCAAAGTGTCGGAGCTGACGGAGAGGCTGAAGGTTCTAGAGGCCAAG GTGGCGGTGCTGACTGTCACCGAGCAGGCAGTGCCCCCGACCCCAGCTGCCACCGAGGACCCCGCCCCGCTCTGGGGTTCCCCAGCTGCCCAGGGCAGCCCCGGGGATGGAGGCCTCCAAG GGCTACCAGGAACCAGAGAAAACGTGAGGGCCCCTCTGCTCCCCCGAGATG ATCGAGTTGGTGCCCGGAGGCTTCCTGGGCCCTCTGGCCCCAAGGGAGACCCTGGCAGCCGGGGCCCAATGGGGATGAGAGGCCCGCCAG GTCCGCAGGGCCCCCCAGGGAGCCCTGGCCAGGCTGGAGCTGTGGGCACCCCTGGAGAGAGGGGACCTCCAGGCCCCCCAGGGCCTCCTGGCCCCCCAGCCCCACTTGGACCACACTACACCCGGATCTCCCAGCATG GGGACCCATTTCTGTCCAACACCTTCACTGAGACCAGCAGCCACTGGCCCCAGGGACCGGCTGGGCCCCCAGGCCCCCCAGGACCCATGG GTCCTCCTGGACCTCCTGGTCCCATGGGCATCCCTGGGAATCCTGGACATATA GGACCCCCAGGCCCCACTGGACCCAAAGGAATCTCCGGCCACCCAGGAGAGAAGGGCGAGAGA GGACTGCGTGGGGAGCCCGGCCCCCAGGGCTCCATGGGGCGGCAG GGAGAACCTGGCCCCAAAGGAGACCCTGGTGAGAAGAGCCACTGG GCTCCTAGCTTACAGAGCTTCCTGCAGCAGCAGGCTCAGCTGGAGCTCCTGGCCAGACGGGTCACCCTGCTGGAAGCCATCATCTGGCCAG GGTTTCGAAGGCTCAGCCAAGTCCTCCATCCTGGGGCCCTCCCCCTGGAAAAACAACCCATCCTTCTGAGCTGCCTAACCCCTCATTTAACTTTGAGAGGGACTGAGGTGATAGTTACataa
- the EMID1 gene encoding EMI domain-containing protein 1 isoform X5: MGSLRQRPSEQTAADLREAMNISTPRMRVACEHIGKSRNWCSYVVTRTISCHVQNGTYLQRVLQNCPWPMSCPGNSYRTVVRPTYKVMYKTVTAREWRCCPGRSGSSCEEVVGSSGFVEPGWSGNAMWRMALRPTALSGCLNCSKVSELTERLKVLEAKVAVLTVTEQAVPPTPAATEDPAPLWGSPAAQGSPGDGGLQGLPGTRENVRAPLLPRDDRVGARRLPGPSGPKGDPGSRGPMGMRGPPGPQGPPGSPGQAGAVGTPGERGPPGPPGPPGPPAPLGPHYTRISQHGDPFLSNTFTETSSHWPQGPAGPPGPPGPMGPPGPPGPMGIPGNPGHIGPPGPTGPKGISGHPGEKGERGLRGEPGPQGSMGRQGEPGPKGDPGEKSHWGEGLHQLREALKILAERVLILETMIGLYGS, encoded by the exons GAACTGGTGCTCATACGTGGTGACCCGCACCATCTCGTGCCACGTGCAGAATGGCACCTACCTGCAGCGCGTGCTGCAGAATTGCCCCTGGCCCATGAGCTGCCCTGGGAACAG CTACAGAACCGTGGTGAGACCCACATACAAGGTGATGTACAAGACGGTGACAGCCCGCGAGTGGAGGTGCTGCCCTGGGCGCTCGGGGTCGAGCTGTGAGGAAG TTGTAGGCTCCTCTGGCTTCGTGGAGCCCGGGTGGTCGGGCAACGCCATGTGGCGGATGGCACTTCGGCCCACAGCCCTGTCAG GTTGTCTCAACTGCAGCAAAGTGTCGGAGCTGACGGAGAGGCTGAAGGTTCTAGAGGCCAAG GTGGCGGTGCTGACTGTCACCGAGCAGGCAGTGCCCCCGACCCCAGCTGCCACCGAGGACCCCGCCCCGCTCTGGGGTTCCCCAGCTGCCCAGGGCAGCCCCGGGGATGGAGGCCTCCAAG GGCTACCAGGAACCAGAGAAAACGTGAGGGCCCCTCTGCTCCCCCGAGATG ATCGAGTTGGTGCCCGGAGGCTTCCTGGGCCCTCTGGCCCCAAGGGAGACCCTGGCAGCCGGGGCCCAATGGGGATGAGAGGCCCGCCAG GTCCGCAGGGCCCCCCAGGGAGCCCTGGCCAGGCTGGAGCTGTGGGCACCCCTGGAGAGAGGGGACCTCCAGGCCCCCCAGGGCCTCCTGGCCCCCCAGCCCCACTTGGACCACACTACACCCGGATCTCCCAGCATG GGGACCCATTTCTGTCCAACACCTTCACTGAGACCAGCAGCCACTGGCCCCAGGGACCGGCTGGGCCCCCAGGCCCCCCAGGACCCATGG GTCCTCCTGGACCTCCTGGTCCCATGGGCATCCCTGGGAATCCTGGACATATA GGACCCCCAGGCCCCACTGGACCCAAAGGAATCTCCGGCCACCCAGGAGAGAAGGGCGAGAGA GGACTGCGTGGGGAGCCCGGCCCCCAGGGCTCCATGGGGCGGCAG GGAGAACCTGGCCCCAAAGGAGACCCTGGTGAGAAGAGCCACTGG GGGGAGGGGTTGCACCAACTACGCGAGGCTTTGAAGATTTTAGCTGAGAGGGTTTTAATCTTGGAAACAATGATTGGGCTCTATG GCTCCTAG